In one window of Opitutus sp. GAS368 DNA:
- a CDS encoding choice-of-anchor P family protein codes for MNPSKSRLARLTPWCALASLLVGVAVLGTRAVAQTTATSFSGQAIAVNLNDIHQPVPGPIVVADTGPLPGSGGSLSTSVGAQNFYNGDLTLQSASASTSGSGNTATSTSSVQSLSMMFMDANGGTDTLSFGSISANASATCGASGATTSGGSQVSGLVLNGQAVAVTGEVNQTIAFSGFTLVLNEQITSAGSLTVNAIHIMVPGCMDGVISTAHADIACSSCPVCVDPALGLGSAAGCTVLELTNAQVSVTGPAGGIFGDMCIGPNGTLSMSGDEFVTGTIRLSPGAKFSNSSHGTVHVQYNADLSAEIHDAYAAAANASAQPCTQTFAKLDGQNVTTITGNAGLNVICVQDVVIAGRQIHVTGPAGAKFIFNVSGKFVLTGGGAGPQIRASGGVQPKDILYNIMGTGPDVAFSGGGGGVDCCAAIVDGTLLAPYRKIALSPGLVNGEVISGMNISIVSGSSVTCPSCQ; via the coding sequence CGCTGGCCAGCCTGCTCGTCGGGGTCGCCGTCCTCGGCACCCGTGCGGTGGCCCAGACCACCGCCACCTCGTTCAGCGGTCAGGCGATCGCGGTCAACCTCAACGACATTCACCAGCCCGTGCCCGGGCCCATCGTCGTCGCCGACACCGGCCCGCTGCCCGGCTCGGGCGGCTCGCTCTCGACCTCCGTCGGCGCGCAGAACTTCTACAACGGCGACCTCACGTTGCAGAGCGCGAGCGCGTCCACCTCCGGCTCGGGCAACACCGCGACTTCCACGTCGTCGGTGCAGAGCCTGTCCATGATGTTCATGGACGCGAATGGTGGCACCGATACGCTCTCCTTCGGTTCCATCAGCGCGAACGCTTCCGCCACGTGCGGGGCATCCGGCGCGACGACGAGCGGCGGTTCGCAGGTCAGCGGGCTCGTCCTCAACGGCCAGGCCGTCGCGGTCACGGGCGAGGTGAACCAGACGATCGCGTTCAGCGGCTTCACCCTGGTGCTCAACGAGCAGATCACCTCGGCCGGTTCCCTCACCGTCAACGCCATCCACATCATGGTGCCCGGCTGCATGGACGGCGTGATCTCCACCGCGCACGCCGACATCGCCTGCAGCAGCTGCCCGGTGTGTGTCGATCCCGCGCTCGGTCTCGGTTCCGCGGCCGGCTGCACGGTGTTGGAGCTGACCAACGCGCAGGTCTCCGTGACCGGCCCCGCCGGCGGCATCTTCGGCGACATGTGCATCGGCCCCAACGGCACGCTCTCGATGTCCGGCGACGAATTCGTGACCGGCACCATCCGGCTCAGCCCCGGCGCCAAGTTCAGCAACAGCAGCCACGGCACGGTGCACGTCCAGTATAACGCCGACCTGAGCGCCGAGATCCACGACGCCTACGCCGCCGCGGCCAACGCCTCCGCGCAGCCGTGCACGCAGACCTTCGCGAAGCTCGACGGCCAGAACGTGACGACCATCACCGGCAACGCCGGCCTCAACGTGATCTGCGTCCAGGACGTCGTCATCGCCGGCAGGCAGATCCACGTCACCGGCCCGGCGGGGGCGAAGTTCATCTTCAACGTCTCCGGGAAATTCGTGCTCACCGGCGGCGGCGCGGGCCCGCAGATCCGTGCGAGCGGCGGCGTGCAGCCGAAGGACATCCTCTACAACATCATGGGCACCGGCCCGGATGTCGCCTTCTCCGGCGGCGGGGGCGGCGTGGACTGCTGCGCGGCCATTGTGGACGGCACCCTGCTGGCGCCCTACCGGAAGATCGCGCTGAGCCCCGGCCTGGTGAACGGCGAGGTGATCTCCGGGATGAACATCAGCATCGTCTCCGGCTCAAGCGTGACCTGCCCGTCATGCCAGTGA
- a CDS encoding DUF1573 domain-containing protein — MHRAISLLLFATFGAAWLPAADTLPPDTVLAFDAATKEVTVPAGEPAAHFAFAVANISDAAVTINAASASCGCTVARLPAQPWVLAPGARGEIAVTMNVTGKSGEITKFVYVNTTAGIKTLAVKTRIIPATESMREAGRLIAAADRQAVFRGDCARCHAEPAKGRMARELYAAACAICHDSGHRADMVPDLHGLAHATGAEFWREAIAHGRPGSLMPAFAVAEGGILTDRQIDSLTAYLTATIPPAATAPVAAAH, encoded by the coding sequence ATGCACCGCGCCATCAGCCTGCTTTTGTTCGCGACCTTCGGGGCGGCTTGGCTCCCCGCGGCGGATACTTTGCCGCCCGACACCGTGCTCGCCTTCGATGCGGCGACGAAGGAGGTCACCGTCCCGGCCGGCGAGCCGGCGGCGCATTTCGCGTTTGCCGTCGCCAACATCTCCGACGCCGCGGTCACGATCAACGCCGCGAGCGCCTCGTGCGGCTGCACGGTCGCGCGCCTGCCCGCGCAGCCGTGGGTGCTCGCGCCCGGCGCCCGCGGGGAAATCGCGGTGACGATGAACGTGACCGGCAAGAGCGGCGAGATCACGAAGTTCGTCTATGTCAACACGACCGCCGGGATCAAGACCCTGGCCGTGAAGACCAGGATCATCCCGGCAACCGAGAGCATGCGCGAGGCCGGCCGGCTGATCGCCGCCGCCGACCGGCAGGCGGTTTTCCGGGGCGATTGCGCCCGCTGCCATGCCGAGCCGGCGAAGGGCAGGATGGCGCGCGAGCTCTACGCCGCGGCCTGCGCGATCTGCCACGACTCCGGGCATCGCGCCGACATGGTGCCCGATCTCCACGGCCTGGCGCACGCCACCGGGGCGGAGTTCTGGCGCGAGGCGATCGCCCACGGCCGGCCCGGTTCGCTGATGCCCGCGTTCGCCGTGGCCGAGGGCGGGATACTCACCGACCGGCAGATTGATTCGCTCACCGCCTACCTGACCGCGACGATCCCCCCGGCGGCGACCGCGCCGGTGGCGGCCGCCCATTGA
- a CDS encoding acyltransferase, producing the protein MRKGTQLHRNGRSMTSTPRIQIDFRDFQGVRYFSGLDGLRGIAILLVVLYHAPRLKLPLIDILQENGRHGVSLFFVLSGFLISTLLLREARGSGGISLRKFYARRAVRLLPLYYAVLIFQAVLIYLFNQYSPENQALFKAKLPSYIFYFSNWLPTATQGPFFHSWSLAVEEQFYLGFGFLLVWLGPRQAAGVLFAALLVKFMTYRVAGNVDVDSAIWRVVFSYQEPVIWGVLLGFALDCERSFNLLARLTDARWKVAGLMILAFTWMATHPMESQTSWDAELLFALMALSVGGLVVRKRSAVFDFKLLAHVGRVSYGIYLFHIYVESLVLRLPFVTTAAVCLLLTIVLVVALASLSHRYFEQPLIAACRARISAQNTKITAGSGHAVTSSA; encoded by the coding sequence ATGCGCAAAGGCACTCAACTTCACAGGAACGGCCGGTCGATGACTTCCACGCCCCGAATCCAGATCGATTTTCGTGACTTTCAAGGCGTTCGCTATTTTAGCGGACTGGACGGGTTGCGCGGCATCGCCATTCTTTTGGTGGTCCTCTATCATGCGCCCCGGCTCAAGCTGCCGTTGATCGATATACTGCAAGAGAATGGCCGCCATGGGGTGTCGTTATTTTTTGTCCTAAGCGGATTTCTGATCTCAACCCTGCTTCTCCGTGAAGCCAGGGGCAGTGGCGGGATTTCGCTGAGAAAATTCTATGCCCGTCGGGCGGTGCGGCTGCTGCCGCTTTACTATGCGGTGCTGATCTTCCAGGCGGTTCTGATCTATCTTTTCAACCAATATAGCCCGGAGAACCAGGCGTTGTTCAAAGCCAAGCTGCCTTCCTACATCTTCTATTTCAGCAATTGGCTGCCCACCGCCACGCAGGGTCCATTCTTCCATTCATGGTCCCTCGCAGTCGAAGAGCAGTTTTACCTGGGCTTCGGTTTTTTGCTGGTGTGGCTTGGCCCGAGACAGGCCGCCGGTGTGCTTTTTGCGGCGCTGCTGGTAAAATTCATGACCTACCGGGTGGCCGGGAATGTCGATGTGGATTCCGCCATTTGGCGGGTGGTCTTCAGCTATCAGGAGCCGGTCATCTGGGGGGTGCTGCTGGGCTTTGCCTTGGACTGCGAGAGGTCCTTCAATCTGCTGGCACGGCTCACTGATGCCCGCTGGAAAGTGGCCGGTCTCATGATCCTGGCATTCACCTGGATGGCCACTCACCCCATGGAGTCGCAAACCAGTTGGGATGCCGAACTGCTCTTTGCGTTGATGGCGCTATCGGTCGGCGGGCTGGTCGTCCGAAAAAGATCGGCCGTTTTCGACTTCAAACTACTCGCGCACGTCGGTCGGGTCAGTTACGGGATCTATCTGTTTCATATCTATGTCGAAAGCCTTGTCCTGAGGCTTCCCTTTGTCACCACTGCCGCGGTCTGCCTGCTGCTCACCATTGTGCTCGTTGTTGCGCTGGCGTCTCTGAGCCACCGGTATTTCGAACAGCCACTCATCGCGGCCTGCCGGGCCAGGATTTCAGCGCAAAACACGAAGATCACAGCTGGGTCCGGCCACGCAGTTACGTCGAGTGCCTGA
- a CDS encoding S8 family peptidase, translating to MNFPAILLLRRADPNTPLAAHLAAGLLALLLLLAPPARGQVSLDPGAPAAFQPDRILVKPAAGADLSGLHASLGTTVLREFPGIGGLQVVQVPAGAGVPALIAAYQLSALVQYAEPDFIVHALDTTPNDFRYWDGSLWGLHNTGIYGGTPGADIRAPQGWDVQNSAANIIVAVTDTGAWLSHEDLAANLWTNPGESGKDALGLDKSTNGIDDDHDGYIDDVHGINAILGTGLPLDDYGHGSHVSGTIGGVGNNSVGITGVAWRVQLMECKFIDAQGNGSISNAITCLDYARQKGAKIVNASWGGYNFNSSALYDAINSLRSAGILFVAACGNDNNDNDARPLYPASFNLDNIIAVAATNRTDAKAWFSNYGAHTVHLGAPGEDIFSCWNGSDSAYQYDNGTSMAAPHVAGACALIWAHNPGATYQQVRNSILSSTDPLPTLASHTVTGGRLDLYKALMVSIPSGTTTGTPSPAPSPVPSPVPVPVPL from the coding sequence ATGAACTTTCCGGCCATCCTCCTCCTGCGCCGCGCGGATCCCAACACCCCGCTCGCGGCGCATCTTGCCGCGGGGCTGCTCGCCCTGCTGCTGCTGCTCGCCCCGCCGGCCCGCGGTCAGGTCAGCCTTGATCCCGGAGCCCCCGCCGCTTTCCAGCCCGACCGCATCCTCGTCAAGCCCGCGGCCGGGGCCGATCTGTCCGGCCTGCACGCCTCGCTGGGCACCACGGTGCTGCGCGAGTTTCCCGGCATCGGCGGCCTGCAGGTGGTGCAGGTGCCGGCCGGGGCCGGCGTCCCCGCCCTGATTGCCGCCTACCAACTCAGCGCGCTGGTGCAATACGCCGAGCCCGACTTCATCGTGCATGCGCTGGATACCACGCCGAACGATTTCCGGTATTGGGACGGCTCGCTCTGGGGTCTGCACAACACCGGCATCTACGGCGGCACGCCCGGCGCCGACATCAGGGCGCCCCAAGGCTGGGACGTGCAGAACTCGGCGGCCAACATCATCGTCGCGGTCACCGACACCGGTGCCTGGCTGAGTCACGAGGACCTGGCCGCCAACCTCTGGACCAATCCCGGTGAGAGCGGCAAGGACGCCCTCGGCCTCGACAAAAGCACGAATGGCATCGACGACGACCACGACGGCTACATCGACGACGTGCACGGCATCAACGCCATCCTCGGCACCGGGCTGCCGCTCGACGACTACGGCCATGGCTCGCACGTGAGCGGCACGATCGGCGGGGTGGGGAACAACTCGGTGGGGATCACGGGCGTGGCCTGGCGCGTCCAGCTGATGGAATGCAAGTTCATCGACGCGCAGGGCAACGGCAGCATTTCCAACGCCATCACCTGCCTCGACTACGCGCGCCAGAAGGGCGCGAAGATCGTCAACGCCAGCTGGGGCGGCTACAACTTCAACTCGTCCGCGCTCTACGACGCCATCAACAGCCTGCGGTCGGCCGGCATCCTGTTCGTCGCCGCCTGCGGCAACGACAACAACGACAACGACGCCCGGCCGCTTTACCCGGCGAGCTTCAATCTCGACAACATCATCGCGGTCGCCGCGACCAACCGCACCGACGCCAAGGCGTGGTTCTCCAACTACGGCGCACACACCGTGCACCTCGGCGCGCCCGGCGAGGACATCTTCTCCTGCTGGAACGGCAGCGACAGCGCCTACCAATACGACAACGGCACCTCCATGGCGGCGCCGCACGTGGCCGGGGCCTGCGCGCTCATCTGGGCGCACAATCCGGGGGCCACCTACCAGCAGGTCAGGAACAGCATCCTCAGCAGCACCGACCCGTTGCCCACCCTGGCGAGCCACACCGTGACCGGGGGCCGGCTCGATCTCTACAAGGCCCTCATGGTTTCGATTCCGTCCGGCACCACCACCGGCACGCCGTCCCCCGCGCCATCGCCGGTTCCGTCCCCCGTGCCCGTGCCGGTGCCTTTGTGA
- a CDS encoding S8 family peptidase — MKVTLRAIATGMGRIADGSGIRLVLLGLLIIAAGGTVAATDATALPPPVKFRTDRILVKPKMQTDLTGLHQSLGTKVRRAFAKIGGLQVVDLPTGADPDSTLRALRQSGLVEYAEPDFIVRALDTIPNDFRYWDGSLWGLHNTGIYGGTPGCDIHAPQAWDIQDTAANVIVADVDTGVRLTHEDLAPNLWTNLAPTIGDVHGINAITGTGDPSDDYGHGTHVAGIFGAVGNNAVGVVGVAWQVQIMACKFIDATGNGSISDAITCLDYARAHGAKIVNASWGGYSFTSSALRDAINSLRDADIILVAACGNDNNDNDANSLFPASYEFDNIIAVAATDRTDARASFSNFGSTTVHLGAPGSPIFSTWNGSDSDYRYLDGTSMAAPFVTGACALIWARYPTLTHHEVISRILSTVDPCPGLAGVTVTGGRLNLAAALAPQTPPSPPLEITWVDDALPDGAQPATEGGDAWTWTANPTPYSGSLVHLSALAAGQHGHSFTKATATLPVYDGDTLFAYVYLDPTTPPREIMISWNDGCWEHRAFWGEDLIPYGEYGTSSRQNMGALPAAGQWIRLQVPAHMLGLEGAQLKGMSFTLVDGQAAWDVAGRRTGPPIGP; from the coding sequence ATGAAAGTCACCCTACGCGCGATCGCCACCGGCATGGGACGGATCGCTGATGGATCCGGCATCCGCCTGGTGTTGCTGGGCCTGTTGATCATTGCCGCCGGCGGAACGGTGGCGGCCACTGATGCGACCGCCTTGCCGCCACCGGTGAAATTCCGGACCGATCGCATCCTCGTGAAGCCGAAGATGCAGACGGACCTCACCGGGCTGCACCAGTCGCTCGGCACCAAGGTGCGGCGCGCCTTCGCCAAGATCGGCGGCCTGCAGGTGGTCGACCTGCCCACGGGCGCCGATCCGGACAGCACTTTGCGCGCCCTGCGGCAGAGCGGCCTCGTCGAATATGCGGAGCCGGACTTCATCGTGCGGGCGCTGGACACGATCCCGAACGATTTCCGTTACTGGGACGGCTCGCTGTGGGGCCTGCACAACACCGGCATTTATGGGGGCACGCCGGGCTGCGACATCCACGCCCCGCAGGCCTGGGACATCCAGGATACGGCCGCCAACGTGATCGTCGCCGACGTCGACACCGGCGTGCGCCTGACGCACGAGGACCTCGCACCCAACCTCTGGACCAACCTCGCGCCGACCATCGGCGATGTCCACGGCATCAACGCCATCACCGGCACCGGCGATCCCAGCGACGATTACGGCCACGGCACGCATGTCGCCGGCATCTTCGGGGCGGTGGGCAACAACGCCGTCGGCGTCGTCGGCGTGGCCTGGCAGGTGCAGATCATGGCGTGCAAGTTCATCGACGCCACGGGCAACGGTTCGATTTCCGACGCCATCACGTGCCTCGATTACGCGCGCGCTCACGGGGCGAAGATCGTCAACGCCAGCTGGGGCGGCTACAGCTTCACCTCGTCGGCGTTGCGCGATGCCATCAACAGCCTGCGCGATGCGGACATCATCCTGGTCGCGGCCTGCGGCAACGACAACAACGACAACGATGCCAACTCGCTCTTCCCCGCCAGTTACGAGTTTGACAACATCATCGCCGTGGCCGCCACGGATCGCACCGACGCGAGGGCTTCTTTTTCCAACTTCGGCAGCACCACGGTCCACCTCGGCGCGCCGGGCTCGCCGATCTTCTCCACCTGGAACGGCTCGGACAGCGACTACCGCTACCTCGACGGCACGTCCATGGCCGCCCCGTTCGTGACGGGCGCCTGCGCCCTGATCTGGGCGCGATATCCCACCCTGACGCACCACGAGGTGATCTCCCGGATACTTTCGACCGTCGATCCTTGCCCCGGTCTGGCCGGGGTCACCGTGACGGGCGGCCGGCTGAACCTGGCCGCGGCGCTCGCCCCACAAACGCCTCCGAGTCCGCCGCTCGAGATCACCTGGGTCGATGACGCGCTACCAGATGGCGCGCAACCGGCCACCGAGGGAGGGGATGCCTGGACCTGGACCGCCAATCCCACACCGTATTCCGGTTCCCTGGTGCACCTGTCCGCCTTGGCCGCGGGACAGCACGGGCACTCCTTCACCAAAGCCACGGCCACGCTGCCGGTCTATGACGGCGACACGCTGTTTGCCTACGTTTACCTCGATCCCACCACCCCGCCGCGGGAGATCATGATCTCGTGGAACGATGGTTGCTGGGAGCACCGGGCCTTCTGGGGCGAGGATCTTATTCCCTATGGCGAGTATGGCACCAGCAGCCGGCAGAACATGGGCGCGTTGCCGGCTGCCGGGCAGTGGATCCGGCTGCAGGTGCCGGCCCATATGCTCGGGCTTGAGGGTGCGCAGCTGAAGGGCATGAGTTTCACGCTGGTGGACGGCCAGGCTGCGTGGGACGTCGCCGGCCGCCGGACGGGCCCGCCGATCGGACCTTGA
- a CDS encoding choice-of-anchor P family protein codes for MKNPESKIQGAALSLMLRCITGLMLVTASAHAQGMMTTAQSYSGRATVVSATLAGQPPVVVADTGPLPGSGGALQASLLQESVPGLGSVEVCHAVTYGLGDTSYAEATVGRTNLTAGGTVVTADALSAWAMANCCTGASISGASQIANLNINGQPVTVTGQPNQTIPLPVGRIVINEQITALGADSGGITVNALHIVIDGVADIVVSSAHADISCGAATPPPPGSPCDFITGGGWITGTPSGAKGNFGVAGGTTDSGAFWGHLNYIDHGSGMHVKDTAVTGYQIDPTDPDCRLIDYAVTIDGAPGTARVRACDKGEPGVNDVFEITLSNGYHAAGNLGGGNIQLHKCDGG; via the coding sequence ATGAAAAATCCAGAATCCAAAATCCAAGGCGCGGCCCTGAGCCTGATGCTGCGCTGTATTACCGGGCTGATGCTCGTCACGGCATCCGCCCACGCCCAAGGCATGATGACGACGGCGCAAAGCTACAGTGGTCGCGCCACCGTTGTCTCCGCCACGCTCGCCGGGCAGCCGCCGGTGGTGGTGGCCGACACCGGCCCGTTGCCCGGCTCGGGCGGCGCGTTGCAGGCGTCGTTATTGCAGGAAAGCGTGCCCGGCCTCGGCAGCGTCGAGGTCTGCCACGCGGTCACCTACGGGCTCGGTGACACGAGTTACGCCGAGGCGACGGTTGGTCGCACCAACCTCACCGCCGGCGGCACGGTCGTCACCGCCGACGCGCTCTCGGCGTGGGCGATGGCGAACTGCTGCACGGGCGCATCGATCAGCGGCGCGTCGCAGATCGCCAACCTGAACATCAACGGCCAGCCCGTGACCGTCACGGGCCAGCCCAACCAGACGATCCCGCTGCCCGTCGGTCGCATCGTCATCAACGAGCAAATCACCGCGCTCGGCGCCGACTCCGGTGGCATCACCGTCAACGCGCTGCACATCGTGATCGACGGGGTGGCCGACATCGTGGTCAGTTCGGCGCACGCCGACATCTCGTGCGGCGCCGCCACGCCACCGCCGCCGGGCTCGCCGTGCGACTTCATCACCGGTGGCGGCTGGATCACCGGCACGCCCTCGGGCGCGAAAGGCAACTTCGGCGTCGCCGGCGGCACGACCGACAGCGGCGCGTTCTGGGGTCACCTCAACTACATCGACCATGGCAGCGGCATGCACGTGAAAGACACCGCCGTGACCGGCTATCAGATCGATCCCACGGATCCCGACTGCCGGCTCATCGATTATGCGGTCACCATCGACGGCGCTCCCGGCACCGCCCGCGTGCGCGCCTGTGACAAGGGCGAGCCGGGCGTCAACGATGTCTTCGAGATCACCCTGTCCAACGGCTACCACGCCGCGGGCAATCTCGGCGGCGGCAATATCCAGCTGCACAAATGCGACGGCGGCTGA
- a CDS encoding S8 family serine peptidase has protein sequence MKTPSSVIRLVRRPAGRLALLFALPLMLAAASLWPLTPSFRLISDPAPSGQLTTASVSAPARSDRILVKPLPGVDLTALNLQLGVTVLRTFPGIGGLQVLQIPAGSLAAAVIAAYQTSGLVEYAEPDYLVHLLVDPNDFRYWDGSLWAMKNTGQLGGTPGADIKAPQGWDIQHDATNVIVAVVDTGIRLTHEDLAGNLWTNPSPSSINDVHGINAITGTGDPTDDNGHGSHVSGTIGAVGNNSVGVVGVAWRVQLMALKFIDAQGNGAISDAVTCIDYARSHHANIINASWGGTGFQSSALHDSIAAARDAGILFVAAAGNSQSDNDATPLYPASYNQQLDNVIVVASTNRNDGLSSFSDYGARTVDLGAPGEDIFSCWNGSDSAYQYENGTSMAAAHVSGVAAVVLAHNPSAHYTAVAQSIFSGTDPLPSLQGKCVTGGRLNLYRALGVVTPPPTVPAAPSNLSATATSSSAINLTWTNNATNAQGNTVERSTDNATFTQIASLAAGTTSYSDTGLTASTTYYYRVRAFNSAGNSAYSNTASAATQSPPPTIPAAPSNLSATATSSSAINLTWTDNTNNEDGFRVERSTDNTTFTQVASLAANSTSYSDTGLAASTTYYYRVRAFNSAGNSGYSNTASATTQAPPPTVPAAPSNLSASATSSSAINLTWTNNATNAQGNTVERSTDNATFTQIASLAAGTTSYSDTGLTASTTYYYRVRAFNSAGNSAYSNTASATTQPPPALATVTVMASVPLANEAGTPGQFTITRSGDTTLALTVCFTAGGTATPGTDYQSMGTSVVIPAGASSVAVPVVPIDNQVVEVVPLTVTLTINPNPNYSVGLLGSATVAILDSDLVALPHL, from the coding sequence ATGAAGACGCCATCCTCCGTCATCCGCCTTGTCCGCCGGCCGGCTGGCCGGCTCGCCCTCCTGTTTGCCCTGCCGCTCATGCTGGCTGCGGCGTCACTGTGGCCGCTAACGCCAAGCTTCCGGCTGATCAGCGACCCCGCTCCGAGCGGCCAGCTCACCACCGCCAGCGTTTCGGCCCCGGCGCGCAGTGACCGCATCCTGGTGAAACCTCTGCCGGGCGTCGACTTGACGGCGCTGAACCTGCAGCTCGGCGTCACCGTGCTGCGCACCTTTCCCGGCATCGGCGGCCTGCAGGTGCTGCAGATCCCGGCCGGCTCGCTGGCCGCCGCCGTGATTGCCGCCTACCAGACGAGCGGCCTGGTCGAATACGCGGAGCCCGACTACCTCGTGCACCTCCTGGTCGACCCGAACGATTTCCGCTACTGGGACGGTTCGCTCTGGGCGATGAAGAACACCGGCCAGCTCGGCGGCACGCCGGGCGCCGACATCAAGGCGCCGCAGGGCTGGGATATCCAGCATGACGCCACCAATGTCATCGTCGCGGTGGTCGACACGGGCATCCGTCTCACGCACGAGGATCTCGCCGGGAACCTGTGGACGAACCCGAGCCCAAGCTCGATCAACGACGTGCACGGCATCAACGCCATCACGGGCACCGGCGACCCGACGGATGACAATGGCCACGGCTCGCACGTGTCTGGCACCATCGGCGCCGTCGGCAACAATTCCGTCGGCGTCGTCGGCGTGGCGTGGCGCGTGCAGCTGATGGCCCTCAAGTTCATCGATGCGCAGGGCAACGGTGCGATCTCCGACGCCGTCACCTGCATCGACTACGCGCGCAGCCACCACGCCAACATCATCAACGCCAGCTGGGGCGGAACCGGCTTCCAGTCCTCGGCGCTCCACGACTCGATCGCGGCCGCCCGGGACGCCGGGATCCTCTTCGTCGCCGCGGCGGGAAACTCGCAAAGCGACAACGATGCGACTCCGCTCTATCCCGCGAGTTACAACCAGCAATTGGATAACGTCATCGTCGTCGCCTCGACCAACCGTAACGACGGTCTCTCCTCCTTTTCGGACTACGGGGCCAGGACCGTCGACCTGGGCGCGCCCGGCGAGGACATCTTCTCCTGCTGGAACGGCAGCGACAGCGCCTACCAATACGAAAACGGCACGTCCATGGCGGCGGCCCACGTCTCGGGCGTGGCCGCGGTGGTGCTGGCCCACAATCCGTCCGCGCACTACACCGCCGTCGCGCAGAGCATTTTCTCCGGCACCGACCCGCTGCCCAGCCTGCAGGGCAAGTGCGTCACCGGCGGCCGGCTCAACCTTTACCGGGCGCTCGGCGTGGTGACGCCGCCGCCCACCGTGCCGGCGGCGCCGAGCAATCTGAGTGCGACGGCCACGTCGTCGAGCGCGATCAATCTCACCTGGACGAACAACGCCACCAACGCGCAGGGCAACACGGTCGAGCGTTCGACGGACAATGCGACCTTCACGCAGATCGCTTCGCTGGCGGCGGGCACGACGAGTTACTCCGACACCGGGTTGACCGCGAGCACGACCTACTACTACCGGGTGCGGGCCTTCAACAGCGCGGGCAACTCCGCCTACTCGAACACCGCCAGCGCCGCGACGCAGTCACCGCCGCCGACCATCCCGGCCGCTCCCAGCAATCTCAGTGCGACGGCGACCTCTTCGAGCGCGATCAACCTGACGTGGACGGACAACACCAACAACGAGGACGGCTTCCGCGTCGAACGCTCGACGGACAACACGACCTTTACGCAGGTCGCGTCACTCGCGGCAAACTCCACAAGCTACTCCGATACCGGCCTGGCCGCGAGCACGACCTACTACTATCGCGTGCGGGCCTTCAATAGCGCGGGCAACTCTGGCTACTCGAACACGGCCAGTGCGACCACCCAGGCGCCGCCGCCGACCGTGCCGGCCGCGCCGAGCAACCTCAGTGCGAGCGCGACCTCATCGAGCGCGATCAATCTCACCTGGACGAACAACGCCACCAACGCGCAGGGCAACACGGTCGAGCGCTCGACGGACAATGCGACCTTCACGCAGATCGCTTCGCTGGCGGCGGGCACGACGAGCTATTCCGACACGGGGTTGACCGCCAGCACGACCTACTACTACCGGGTGCGGGCCTTCAACAGCGCGGGCAACTCCGCCTACTCGAACACGGCGAGCGCGACCACACAACCGCCGCCCGCACTGGCGACGGTGACCGTGATGGCCTCGGTGCCGCTGGCAAACGAGGCGGGCACGCCGGGACAGTTCACCATCACCCGGTCGGGCGACACCACGCTGGCGCTGACCGTGTGCTTCACGGCCGGAGGGACCGCCACGCCAGGCACCGATTATCAGTCAATGGGAACCTCGGTCGTCATCCCCGCCGGTGCCTCCTCGGTGGCCGTGCCGGTCGTGCCGATCGACAACCAGGTGGTTGAGGTCGTGCCGCTGACCGTGACGCTGACCATCAACCCCAATCCAAATTACAGCGTCGGCCTGCTCGGATCGGCCACCGTCGCGATTCTGGACAGCGACCTGGTCGCGCTGCCGCATCTCTGA
- a CDS encoding response regulator: MDPSRHILVVEDIVEDFELISRELDQDGQRFTIRRIESPERLAVELDRQPPDVVLCDHGGAQWDSFAVLTQVRARSADLPFIIVTGDMQPAAVNRALAGGADDLVLKHQLGKLGPAIRRALRLTREIQLRRKAEAERDRLRRELTARWTRSQAPRVVVRICAGCKKIPDESGEWIQLEEYFHKQLAIEFTHGLCPVCVQQYTADMR; this comes from the coding sequence ATGGATCCATCCCGACACATTCTCGTGGTTGAAGACATCGTGGAGGACTTCGAGCTGATCAGCCGTGAACTCGACCAGGACGGTCAGCGGTTCACCATCCGGCGTATCGAGTCACCCGAAAGACTGGCCGTGGAGCTCGACCGGCAACCGCCTGACGTGGTGCTGTGCGACCATGGTGGCGCCCAGTGGGACAGTTTCGCCGTGCTGACGCAGGTGCGGGCGCGCAGTGCCGATCTGCCCTTTATCATCGTGACCGGCGACATGCAGCCCGCGGCGGTGAACCGGGCGCTGGCCGGCGGGGCGGACGATCTCGTGCTGAAGCACCAGTTGGGCAAACTGGGACCCGCCATCCGCCGCGCCCTGCGGCTGACCCGGGAAATCCAGCTGCGGCGCAAAGCGGAGGCCGAGCGCGACCGCCTCCGGCGGGAGCTGACCGCGCGATGGACCCGGTCGCAGGCCCCGCGGGTGGTCGTGCGCATCTGCGCCGGCTGCAAGAAAATCCCCGACGAGAGCGGCGAATGGATCCAGCTGGAAGAGTATTTCCACAAGCAGCTGGCGATCGAATTCACGCACGGGCTCTGTCCGGTGTGCGTGCAGCAATACACCGCGGACATGCGCTAG